The DNA sequence CAGGGCGTGGACCTGGTGCTGTATGCGCTGGAGCACGCCTGGGGCGGCGAAATCTTCGTGCCCAAGATTCCGTCCTACAAAATCACGGAGGTGGCCGAGGCCATCGGCCCCGACTGCCGCCACGAAATCGTGGGCATCCGGCCCGGCGAGAAGCTGCACGAAGCCATGATTACCGAAACCGACGCGCTGAGCACCGTGGAGTTGGCCAAGTACTACGTGATTCTGCCCTTCACCCCGCGCTGGGACGTGGAGGAGTTCATCCAGCACTTCGACGGCAAGCGGGTGCCCGACGGCTTCCACTACGACTCGGCCAACAACCAGGAGTGGCTCACGGCCCAGCAGATCCGGGAGGAAATCCGGCTGCACGTCGACCCGAGCTTTGAGGGGTAGCACCGCGCCGGACAACGCTGCCCGCTAAGCCCAAAAAAGAGGGCGCCCCCTGCGTAGGGGGCGCCCTCTTTTTTGGGCTTAGCGGGTTTAGCGGACAACTTCCAGCCAGCCGCGGAACTGGCGGCCATCGGTGGTATGGCGCAGAAGATAGTAGTAAACGCCGGCCGACTGACCCGCCGCGTTCCAGTCGTTGTTGTAGCTGGCCGTCTGGTAGACGCGGGTGCCCCAGCGGTTGTAGATTTCCAGTTTCCACGCCTGCGGGGCCAGTCCCTTCAACACGAAGAACTCATTGGTTTTGTCGCCGTTGGGGGTAATGATATTGGGAATCATGAACGGGCAACCCGCGTCGTTTACTACGATTTCCTTCTTGCTACTGCAGCCGGCGGGCGTAGTTACCACCACCGAGTACGTGCCAGCCGCCACCGCCTCAAATGTGCTGGCCGTCGAGCCATCCTGCCAGCGGTAAGTGCTTCCCGCGGGCTGGGCTCCTACGGAAAGCAGGGTAGTTTGTCCATCACACAGCTGGCGCGGCTCCGGTCCTAACTCAATTACTGGCGCGGGAAGTACTTGCACACTCGTGCTGGCTCGGCTGCTGCAACCGGCGGCGGAGGTTACGTCTACGGTATATACACCGGTCACGAAGGCCACCAACGTGGCATTCGTAGAGCCATCCTGCCACCGGTAAGTGGTGCCCGCCAGCTGCGGACCAGCATTCAGCAGCACCGAACTGCCTTGGCACACCTGCTGCACGGGAAGTCCCAGGCTAACCGTTGGCAGTGCATTTACCACCACTGGCAATGTCGTCACAATCGGGTTTGGCAGGCCTGCTGCCGTTACGCTCAACGTCACGTTGTAGGTGCCGGCCTGGGCATAGGTATGCGTCGGGGTGGTGCCAGTGCCACTATTAGCGGCCCCGGAAGCAGGCTCCCCGAAAGTCCACGCTAGCGTAGTGGACGGCTGCAGGGGATTGACGCTGGCAACGAAACTTGAAGCAGTGCCCAAGCAAACTGCCGATGCGGCAAATGTAACCGTGGGAGCTACAATCAGGGGGGTACTGGGGAAGTTTGGCAACCCCAGCTGGGATAAGCGCCCGCCCAACGAGATGCTGCTACTGCGGAATCCGCAGGCTACACCCAACGTGTTGGGATTGTCAATGCGCCCTAAGGAACTGCTGCCGAACTGCGCCACGTATATTTTCTCATCCGGCCCTAGCTGTAGCGCGCCGGCATAGGCGCCGAACGGAGTGGTTCCGACCAGGACTGCAGAGTTGGCAATAGCACTGGCCGAGCCCGCCAGCACGTTGAACTGGTAGATGCTGTTGCCGTCGAGCGTCGTAGTATACAGACGGGAGTTGTCGGCAGAAAACGCAACTCCGTAGCTCCGGTAGAACTGGGGCAGCATAACGCCATTGGCTAGCTGCCCCGTGGCATTATTAAAGTCGAACAACTCGACGTTGCTGTCCCGCTTGGCTACCGCCAGCTTGGCACTATTGGGCGAGGCTTTCATGTACCCCACAGCGTTAGCATTACCAAAGGCACCACCGCCACCCGAATGGACTTGCCCGACACTGGTAGCCACCGGAATAGTCGAAATGCCCAAGCCGGAAAGCTGGTAGCAGTAAAAGGTGTTTGAGCCCCAGCCATGCGTGATAATCCAGAAGTCGCGGCCGTTGGCGTGCGGCACGGCCGTGACTCTCTCCGTTACTGAAATGGCACTCAGCTGTACCGCCCGCTGAGTTACCGCACCTAGGCCCCCATTTTGCGTCATGTCGACCACCGAGTATTTCAGGCCGCCCTGCAGGCGGTTGTCGCACCCATCGACCACAAAGATGTAGTACTGGTTAGCGTTGGCTGGATTTTTTACGATTACCGCTCCCTGAGCTGCCGACTCATGCCCACCAATGACCTGACCGTTGGCCATAGGTTGGTGGTTGCGGTTCCAAACATCAACGCTATTGGTGTAGAACAGCAGCTTGCCCGCCGCGTCCGACACGGAGGCGGTGGCTTCGTACGTCACCATTGCCCCATTGAGCAGGGGTACTGGCGGGGTGGAAGCAAAGCTGAGTCCAGCGTTATTACCAAAATACCAGTTGTCATTTTCCCGCTGTGCCAGTACCTGGGTGGAGAAAAAGCCTAACAGAAAAAGTAAGCACGTAAAGAGTTTGTTCATAAGGGTAGCCGACGGTGATAAGTGGACGTAGCGCGGTTTTCTTCGCATCAGATGAATTTCCACCGCGTAAAGGTAGCAACCAGGGCGCATGCCGTTCTATTCCTGTTGTCGATGACTGCGCCACTACCTGCCTCATCCAGCGCGCCAAGTACCCGTCAGCGTTGGCTCGATCTACTCACTTTTATGCCACCCTTCTGCCAATAGTGCCGCTCTAACCTTTTGTTGGTAGCTATATTTGCGGGCGCCCTTTCGGGCAGCACCTTAAGCAGACCAGGCCGTGGGGCTTTGGCATTCACTCTTTGGTTTAAGCACAATGACTTTTCAGCCCACGCATCCTATTCCCTATGGGCGGCAGAATATCACCGACCATGATATCCAAGCTATTACCGAAACGCTACGCTCCGACTTCCTGACCCAGGGCCCGAAAGTGGCCGAGTTCGAGGAGAAGTTTGCGGCGTATATCGGCGCCCGTTACGCCGTGGCGGTCAGCAACGGGACGGCCGCGCTGCACCTGTGCACGCTGGCGCTGGGCGTGCAACCTGGTCAGCGGGTTATCACTACTCCCATTACGTTTGCGGCCTCGGCCAACTGCGTGCTGTATTGCGGCGGGGAGGTGCACTTTGCCGACATTGACCCCACCACCGCCCTGATTGATCTACGGCAGGTCAGGGCGTTGCTAGAGGCGCATCCCAAGGGATATTTTCACGGCCTGATTCCGGTGGATTTTGCCGGGTTGCCCGTCGATTTGGCCGCCGCCCGACAGCTAGCCGATGAGTTTGGCCTCTGGATCATCGAAGATGCCTGCCATGCGCCCGGCGGGTTTTTCACCGACCCCACGGGTCAGGACCAACGGTGCGGCAATGGCCAGTTTGCTGACCTGGCCATCTTTTCCTTCCACCCGGTCAAGCACATTGCCACTGGCGAAGGAGGAATGATTACGACCAACAACCCGGAACTGTACGAAAAGCTGTTGCTGCTGCGCACCCACGGCATTACCAAGTCGCCGGCCCTGATGCACAAAAACGACGGGGGCTGGTACATGGAAATGCAGCTTCTGGGCTATAACTACCGCATGCCGGATATTCTGACGGCATTGGGCATCAGTCAATTGCAGCGCGCGGATGCGGGTTTGGCCCGGCGGCGCGAGCTAGCCGCCCGCTACGACGCGGCTTTCGCGGCGCGGCCCGCCATTCGTGCTTTGGCTACCGCGCCGGGCCACGCCTATCATTTATACGTCATTCAGGTGCCTGACCGCAAGGGCCTGTATGATTTTCTGCGGGAACGGCAGGTATTGGCGCAGGTGCATTATATCCCGGTGCACACCATGCCCTATTATCAGGAACTGGGGTGGCACGCCGGCGACTTTCCGCACGCGGAGCAGTACTACGCCCACTGCCTCAGCATTCCGCTTTTCCCTACGCTTACCGATGAGGAGCAGCAGTATGTCATCGACTGCATTTTGGAGTTTGTAGTATGAGCCGCGCCGGTATTATTTCCCAGGCCCGGATGGGCAGCACCCGCCTGCCCGGCAAAGTGCTGCTCACGGCGCGCGGCATCAGCATGCTGGAGTTTCACGTCGGCCGCCTCCAGTCCAGCGCAATGCCGGTTTACTTAGCCACCACCACGCTGCCCGAGGACGACGTTCTGGCGCAATGGGCCCAGCAGCACCAGATTCCGTGCTACCGCGGTGATTCGGCCAACGTGCTGAGCCGGTACTATGAAGCGGCCGTTCAGTTTCAACTCGATACCGTCGTGCGGGTTACCTCCGACTGCCCCCTGATTGACGGGCAGCTGATTGGCCAGGCGGTGCGGCAGTATCAGGCGGCCAACAACCCGGCGCTGTACCTGTCCAACGGGTTGCAGCGGACGTTTCCGCGCGGACTGGACTTTGAGGTTTTTTCCTTTGCCCTGCTGGAGCAGGCCCAGCAGCACGCCACCAGTGCGTCGGACCAGGAACACGTGACGCCTTACATTCACCAGAACCGGTCGGGCCACGTTGAATTTGCCCATATCCTGCACCCCACCGACGCCAGCAAGTACCGCGTCACGCTCGACACGCCCGAAGACTGGGCCCTTATCAAAGAGTTGCTGGAGCACTACCATGCCGACTTGCTGACGGCTGACGAACTCATTGCCCTGCTGGATCAGCATCCGGAGCTGGTGGCTCTGAATGCGGCCATTGAGCAGAAGAAATACGATTTTACCCGGTAGCTTTCCGGCAAACCCATAGCTCATGCGGATTATTTTTCGGGCCGACGGCAATGCTACCATTGGGCTAGGCCACGTAGTGCGGTCCTTGGCGTTAGCCGAAATAGTTCGCCCGGTTGCGGCCTGCTGGTTTGCTATCCAGAATCCTTCGCCCGCCATCCGGGAGCTGCTACGCCAGCACCGGGTTACGCTCTGGGAATTGCCCGCGCAGCCCATTGCTGAAGAAGCGCCGTACCTGGCGGCTCAGGTGCAACCCACCGATATCGTGGTGCTGGATGGTTACGCTTTCGATACGGCGTATCAGCGGCTACTGCGGCACAGCGGCTGCCGGCTGGTGGCCATCGACGACCTGCGCGCCTGGCCTAGCCTGGCCCATCTGCTGATCAATCATTCGCCCGGCGTCACCCCGGCCATGTACCAGGCCACACCAGACACGCACTTTTGCCTGGGACCCGAGTATTCCCTGTTGCGGACTCCTTTTCTAACGCATTTTCATCTGCCCGAAGCCCCTGCTCCCATCCGGAGTGTGCTGCTCTGCTTCGGCGGCGCCGATCCGCAGCAGCTGACGGCCCGGTTTCTGGCGGCGTTGCTTTCCCTGGGCTCCATCCGGGAAATAGGCGTCATAACGGGCAGTGCCTTCCCCTATACTCCCCGGCTAGCGGAGCTGGCGGCCCAGTTTCCGGCCACCACCGTAGCGTTCTACCAAAATGTCGCGGCTCCGGAAATGGTGCAGCTGCTGCAGCGCCACGACGCGGTAGTGTGTCCGGCCAGCACCATTCTGATTGAAAGCCTGTTTTTGGGGAAGCCCGTCATTACGGGCTACTACGTAGCAAATCAGCGCCACCTGGCCGACTACGTGCAGCAACGGCAGCAGGCCCGCTCCCTGGGCGACTTCACCGCTATTGCCCCCGACGACCTCCAACCGGCTCTGGTGCAGGCCCTAACGGAGCTGGAACAAGTGCCGCGGC is a window from the Hymenobacter aquaticus genome containing:
- a CDS encoding cytidylyltransferase domain-containing protein, encoding MSRAGIISQARMGSTRLPGKVLLTARGISMLEFHVGRLQSSAMPVYLATTTLPEDDVLAQWAQQHQIPCYRGDSANVLSRYYEAAVQFQLDTVVRVTSDCPLIDGQLIGQAVRQYQAANNPALYLSNGLQRTFPRGLDFEVFSFALLEQAQQHATSASDQEHVTPYIHQNRSGHVEFAHILHPTDASKYRVTLDTPEDWALIKELLEHYHADLLTADELIALLDQHPELVALNAAIEQKKYDFTR
- the pseG gene encoding UDP-2,4-diacetamido-2,4,6-trideoxy-beta-L-altropyranose hydrolase, whose amino-acid sequence is MRIIFRADGNATIGLGHVVRSLALAEIVRPVAACWFAIQNPSPAIRELLRQHRVTLWELPAQPIAEEAPYLAAQVQPTDIVVLDGYAFDTAYQRLLRHSGCRLVAIDDLRAWPSLAHLLINHSPGVTPAMYQATPDTHFCLGPEYSLLRTPFLTHFHLPEAPAPIRSVLLCFGGADPQQLTARFLAALLSLGSIREIGVITGSAFPYTPRLAELAAQFPATTVAFYQNVAAPEMVQLLQRHDAVVCPASTILIESLFLGKPVITGYYVANQRHLADYVQQRQQARSLGDFTAIAPDDLQPALVQALTELEQVPRQPYVRQPQPELLQAAFRRLQQLDPSGLA
- the pseC gene encoding UDP-4-amino-4,6-dideoxy-N-acetyl-beta-L-altrosamine transaminase, yielding MTFQPTHPIPYGRQNITDHDIQAITETLRSDFLTQGPKVAEFEEKFAAYIGARYAVAVSNGTAALHLCTLALGVQPGQRVITTPITFAASANCVLYCGGEVHFADIDPTTALIDLRQVRALLEAHPKGYFHGLIPVDFAGLPVDLAAARQLADEFGLWIIEDACHAPGGFFTDPTGQDQRCGNGQFADLAIFSFHPVKHIATGEGGMITTNNPELYEKLLLLRTHGITKSPALMHKNDGGWYMEMQLLGYNYRMPDILTALGISQLQRADAGLARRRELAARYDAAFAARPAIRALATAPGHAYHLYVIQVPDRKGLYDFLRERQVLAQVHYIPVHTMPYYQELGWHAGDFPHAEQYYAHCLSIPLFPTLTDEEQQYVIDCILEFVV
- a CDS encoding T9SS type B sorting domain-containing protein, coding for MNKLFTCLLFLLGFFSTQVLAQRENDNWYFGNNAGLSFASTPPVPLLNGAMVTYEATASVSDAAGKLLFYTNSVDVWNRNHQPMANGQVIGGHESAAQGAVIVKNPANANQYYIFVVDGCDNRLQGGLKYSVVDMTQNGGLGAVTQRAVQLSAISVTERVTAVPHANGRDFWIITHGWGSNTFYCYQLSGLGISTIPVATSVGQVHSGGGGAFGNANAVGYMKASPNSAKLAVAKRDSNVELFDFNNATGQLANGVMLPQFYRSYGVAFSADNSRLYTTTLDGNSIYQFNVLAGSASAIANSAVLVGTTPFGAYAGALQLGPDEKIYVAQFGSSSLGRIDNPNTLGVACGFRSSSISLGGRLSQLGLPNFPSTPLIVAPTVTFAASAVCLGTASSFVASVNPLQPSTTLAWTFGEPASGAANSGTGTTPTHTYAQAGTYNVTLSVTAAGLPNPIVTTLPVVVNALPTVSLGLPVQQVCQGSSVLLNAGPQLAGTTYRWQDGSTNATLVAFVTGVYTVDVTSAAGCSSRASTSVQVLPAPVIELGPEPRQLCDGQTTLLSVGAQPAGSTYRWQDGSTASTFEAVAAGTYSVVVTTPAGCSSKKEIVVNDAGCPFMIPNIITPNGDKTNEFFVLKGLAPQAWKLEIYNRWGTRVYQTASYNNDWNAAGQSAGVYYYLLRHTTDGRQFRGWLEVVR